One Oryza sativa Japonica Group chromosome 8, ASM3414082v1 DNA window includes the following coding sequences:
- the LOC107277898 gene encoding uncharacterized protein, which translates to MAGAEVIMRAWNEWGIQALVLLSLTLQVSLLVLAEFRRCVNSGVLRFFIWSAYMMADGTAIYVLGHMSVTSSSPQHQLMAFWAPFLLLHLGGQDSITAYAIEDNRLWLRHLQTLAVQVAAAGYILYESSIVGSHSLLRWATMLMFVAGVVKYGERVWALRCADSSQMAKNYRTLQVSSRGFECSYYLDKIISGPPWDTETYLLMAHRMLEVPRIWLKGPPQNSLSQYPFASNLSGKDLYKVAEMQLSLMHDIFYTKVEVIHSNLYGLCIHMLPAMATTAAFLLFQLVILGREGHGYDRLDVAVTYVLLVGAVILETASLLRAMFSSWTCPLLVRWSRHKRGMEDNTVCNNLGHTITSLRRLVRAAQWRRRYWSCSMGQHNLLRLGVGSTTSRRSKMARWMGVEDWWNTKAYSWPIPVSECIQELLVNQVLEREGTASSSISMVLDEQDQFPIPSKGEEEEGSASHGSRPEADADDQLFDSKGRAELKRWGLYEGGQTLNGEERLTWSVEERILVWHLATNIYLTWWNKKQQKQDKQQPMAKAAEALSNYMMFLLAARPYMLSPTASRDSYVEMAYALTPAGGLRYDSTEQLASFLRTYGDTPEYDARGRLRHRYGSNLDFTTQHHLQLVLDTGCELGAKLISQDELQEAGADGKLGLIAQVWVEVLCHAGQQCSAYSHARQLSNGGELITVAALLVEYVTKRILTFPR; encoded by the coding sequence ATGGCTGGGGCAGAAGTCATCATGCGTGCATGGAATGAATGGGGCATCCAAGCACTGGTGCTTCTCAGCTTGACGCTCCAGGTCTCGCTCCTCGTGCTGGCGGAGTTCCGCCGGTGCGTGAACTCCGGCGTGCTTAGGTTCTTCATCTGGTCGGCGTACATGATGGCCGACGGGACTGCCATATACGTCCTCGGCCACATGTCCGTCACCAGCAGTTCGCCCCAGCATCAGCTGATGGCCTTCTGGGCACCATTCCTCCTGCTCCACCTCGGTGGGCAGGACAGCATCACCGCCTACGCCATCGAGGACAACCGTCTGTGGCTACGCCACCTGCAGACGCTCGCCGTGCAGGtggctgcagctggctacatccTCTACGAGTCCTCCATTGTTGGCAGCCATTCCTTGCTCCGGTGGGCCACCATGCTCATGTTTGTCGCCGGTGTTGTCAAGTACGGGGAGAGGGTGTGGGCGCTTAGGTGCGCCGATAGCAGCCAGATGGCAAAGAATTACCGAACTCTTCAAGTATCCTCCAGAGGTTTTGAATGCTCTTACTATCTTGACAAGATAATTTCTGGACCTCCGTGGGACACAGAAACCTACCTACTGATGGCTCACCGAATGCTGGAGGTTCCCAGGATTTGGTTGAAGGGGCCGCCGCAAAATTCTCTGTCTCAGTACCCTTTTGCTTCGAATTTGAGTGGGAAGGATCTGTATAAGGTGGCCGAGATGCAGCTCTCCCTGATGCACGACATCTTCTACACCAAGGTAGAGGTCATCCACAGTAATTTGTATGGCCTTTGCATTCATATGCTTCCAGCCATGGCGACCACCGCTGCATTCCTGCTGTTTCAGCTGGTGATACTAGGCCGTGAGGGCCATGGCTACGACAGGCTAGATGTGGCTGTCACTTATGTCCTGCTAGTTGGCGCTGTCATCCTGGAGACTGCGTCCTTGTTGCGGGCTATGTTCTCGAGCTGGACATGTCCTCTCTTGGTGAGGTGGAGTCGCCATAAGCGCGGAATGGAGGACAATACTGTATGTAACAATCTGGGCCATACAATTACGAGCCTCCGCCGGCTCGTCCGTGCAGCGCAATGGAGAAGAAGGTACTGGTCGTGCTCCATGGGGCAGCACAACTTGCTTCGGTTGGGCGTTGGCAGCACGACCAGCCGAAGAAGCAAGATGGCAAGATGGATGGGAGTTGAAGATTGGTGGAACACCAAGGCTTACTCGTGGCCCATCCCCGTCTCGGAGTGCATCCAGGAGCTGTTGGTGAACCAAGTATTGGAGAGAGAAGGTActgcctcctcctcgatctcgaTGGTGTTGGACGAACAAGATCAATTTCCAATTCCATcaaaaggagaagaagaggagggctCTGCCTCTCATGGATCAAGACCAGAAGCAGACGCAGATGATCAGCTTTTTGATTCAAAGGGTCGAGCGGAGTTGAAGAGATGGGGACTGTACGAGGGTGGCCAGACCTTGAACGGGGAGGAGCGGCTGACCTGGAGCGTGGAGGAGCGCATCCTTGTCTGGCACCTCGCCACTAACATCTACCTCACCTGGTGGAACAAGAAGCAGCAGAAGCAGGACAAGCAACAACCCATGGCCAAGGCGGCCGAGGCGCTCTCCAACTACATGATGTTCCTCCTCGCCGCACGCCCCTACATGCTGTCTCCCACTGCCAGCCGCGATTCATACGTCGAGATGGCCTACGCTCTCACCCCCGCCGGCGGCCTGCGGTACGACTCAACCGAGCAATTGGCCAGCTTCCTACGGACCTACGGGGATACACCCGAGTATGATGCTCGTGGTAGGCTACGACACAGGTACGGTTCCAACCTTGATTTTACAACACAACACCATCTCCAGCTGGTTTTAGACACAGGATGTGAGCTCGGTGCAAAGCTCATCAGCCAGGACGAGTTACAAGAGGCAGGGGCAGACGGCAAGCTAGGCCTCATCGCCCAAGTCTGGGTGGAGGTCTTGTGCCACGCGGGCCAGCAATGCAGCGCATATTCTCATGCCCGGCAGCTCAGCAACGGCGGCGAGCTCATCACCGTCGCTGCCCTCCTAGTGGAATACGTCACGAAACGTATCCTAACGTTTCCTCGCTAA